Proteins encoded by one window of Synechococcus sp. WH 7805:
- the thrC gene encoding threonine synthase: MSVINAFRRRFSPAPVLQDWPGLIEAYRPWLPVTKSTPVVTLREGATPLIPVPSVAERIGRDVKVFVKYDGLNPTGSFKDRGMTMAISKAKEAHCEAVICASTGNTSAAAAAYARRAGMRAFVLIPDGYVAQGKLAQALVYGAEVLAIRGNFDRALDIVREVSDQFPVTLVNSVNPYRLQGQKTAAFEVIDALGDAPDWLCIPMGNAGNITAYWMGFQEYNQAGRSRKLPRMMGFQASGSAPLVNNTTVTDPDTIATAIRIGNPVNREKAIAARQASDGDFLDVTDAEIIEAYKLLGGQEGVFCEPASAASVAGLLKRKEEVPSGATVVCVLTGNGLKDPDCAINNNDAAFHTDLDPDLGTVARVMGF, encoded by the coding sequence GTGTCAGTAATCAACGCCTTCCGCCGCCGTTTCTCCCCGGCACCAGTCCTCCAAGACTGGCCAGGGCTGATCGAAGCCTATCGGCCTTGGTTACCAGTCACGAAGTCGACCCCAGTGGTCACCCTTCGCGAAGGCGCCACTCCCCTCATCCCAGTGCCATCGGTTGCAGAACGCATAGGCCGCGATGTGAAGGTGTTCGTCAAATATGACGGCCTGAACCCCACGGGGTCCTTCAAGGACCGGGGCATGACTATGGCCATCAGCAAAGCGAAAGAAGCCCATTGCGAGGCCGTGATTTGTGCCAGCACTGGTAACACTTCAGCCGCTGCTGCTGCATACGCACGCCGCGCCGGCATGCGGGCCTTCGTGCTGATCCCCGACGGATACGTGGCCCAAGGAAAGCTGGCTCAGGCCCTCGTGTACGGCGCAGAAGTGCTGGCCATCCGCGGAAATTTCGACCGAGCTCTGGACATCGTCCGCGAGGTGTCTGATCAGTTCCCGGTCACCCTGGTGAACTCCGTGAATCCCTACCGCCTGCAGGGACAGAAAACAGCGGCCTTTGAGGTGATCGATGCGCTGGGCGATGCACCTGACTGGCTTTGCATTCCCATGGGCAACGCAGGCAACATCACGGCCTATTGGATGGGCTTCCAGGAGTACAACCAGGCAGGGCGCAGCCGCAAGCTCCCCAGAATGATGGGCTTCCAAGCCAGTGGCTCCGCGCCTCTGGTGAACAACACCACGGTGACGGACCCGGACACGATCGCCACAGCCATCCGCATCGGTAACCCTGTGAATCGCGAGAAAGCGATTGCCGCGCGCCAAGCCAGCGATGGTGACTTCCTGGATGTCACCGATGCTGAGATCATTGAGGCCTACAAGCTGCTCGGCGGGCAGGAAGGGGTGTTCTGTGAGCCAGCGAGCGCTGCCTCAGTAGCAGGTCTGCTCAAAAGGAAAGAAGAGGTGCCATCGGGAGCCACGGTGGTGTGCGTGCTCACCGGCAATGGACTGAAAGATCCGGATTGCGCCATCAACAACAACGATGCGGCCTTCCACACCGACCTGGATCCCGATCTAGGGACTGTGGCCCGTGTGATGGGCTTCTGA
- a CDS encoding alpha/beta hydrolase yields the protein MPAHSRLRHYALATGSALAFTLLNCFQPLNAAEDIALVSGAFIRSISVADLEYLAETGKARGLLSDLLRLGQQDPENVAKLLNQELDVPLVLTSRLMSTKIGDVILRRVAQIIYPLRVPEPSVSVPALRAGVINGLQIGDGGLNMIKFLEAYPADVMEINLPALMAAIEKAESIAGLVKFFSDSPLDGLKESGQ from the coding sequence ATGCCCGCACATTCACGTCTGCGTCACTACGCACTGGCTACGGGTTCAGCCCTGGCTTTCACACTGCTGAACTGTTTTCAACCTCTGAACGCCGCAGAAGATATTGCTCTGGTGAGCGGTGCCTTCATCCGATCCATCAGCGTGGCCGATCTCGAATACCTGGCTGAAACCGGCAAAGCCCGCGGGTTGCTCTCCGATCTTCTGCGCCTGGGTCAGCAGGACCCAGAAAACGTCGCCAAATTGTTGAATCAGGAATTGGACGTTCCGCTGGTGCTCACCAGCCGTCTGATGTCCACCAAGATCGGCGATGTGATCCTCAGGCGCGTCGCCCAAATCATTTACCCACTGCGTGTTCCAGAGCCTTCGGTGAGTGTTCCAGCGTTGCGAGCCGGAGTGATCAACGGTCTGCAGATTGGAGACGGTGGCCTCAACATGATCAAGTTCTTGGAGGCCTATCCCGCGGACGTGATGGAGATCAATCTTCCTGCCCTCATGGCCGCCATCGAAAAGGCCGAATCGATCGCCGGGCTGGTGAAATTCTTTTCTGACTCCCCTCTCGATGGCCTGAAAGAGAGCGGTCAGTAA